The following proteins come from a genomic window of Alnus glutinosa chromosome 10, dhAlnGlut1.1, whole genome shotgun sequence:
- the LOC133879919 gene encoding photosystem II 5 kDa protein, chloroplastic-like, translating into MASITMAAASFLGSTTLANRSPVAGSRRIVVTKAARAAEGEKVKVNCDTKKESSNGRRDLVFAAAAAAVCSVAGMAVAAEGPKPGTPEARKIYAPVCVTMPTAKICRR; encoded by the coding sequence ATGGCCTCAATCACCATGGCAGCCGCCTCATTCCTCGGCAGCACAACCCTTGCCAACCGGTCTCCGGTAGCCGGAAGCCGGAGAATTGTCGTCACAAAAGCTGCAAGAGCAGCTGAAGGGGAAAAGGTGAAGGTCAATTGTGACACTAAAAAGGAGAGCAGCAATGGAAGGAGGGACTTGGTGTTTGCTGCTGCAGCAGCCGCTGTTTGCTCCGTTGCCGGGATGGCGGTGGCGGCGGAAGGGCCGAAACCGGGGACCCCGGAAGCTAGGAAAATCTATGCCCCAGTTTGTGTCACCATGCCAACTGCTAAGATTTGTCGCAGGTGA
- the LOC133880482 gene encoding uncharacterized protein LOC133880482 isoform X2, whose amino-acid sequence MVAEHYLPPWFSVAPMMDWTDNHYRTLARLISKHAWLYTEMLAAETIVYQKDNLDRFLAFSPEQHPIVLQIGGNNLENLAKATKLANAYHYDEINFNCGCPSPKVAGHGCFGVRLMLDPKFVGEAMSVIAANTDVPVSVKCRIGVDDHDSYNELCDFIYKVSSLSPTRHFIIHSRKALLNGISPAENRSIPPLKYEYFYGLLRDFPDLRLTINGGINCVDEVNAALRSGAHGVMVGRAAYHNPWHTLGHVDSAIYGAPKSGLTRRQVLEKYQVYGDSVLRKYGQKPGIRDVVKPLLHLFYSEPGNGLWKRKADAAFQHCTTIKSFFEETLGAIPDTVLDSPVMEPPSGRDDLFANINSLLPPPCETKEEEVLYA is encoded by the exons ATGGTTGCCGAGCACTATCTTCCTCCTTGGTTTAG TGTTGCTCCAATGATGGACTGGACAGATAATCATTACAGGACTCTTGCTCGGCTTATATCAAAACACGCATGGCTCTATACAGAGATGCTTGCAGCTGAAACAATAGTTTATCAGAAGGATAATCTG GACAGATTCTTGGCATTTTCTCCAGAACAACATCCTATAGTGCTTCAAATTGGTGGCAATAATTTGGAAAACCTGGCAAAAGCAACCAAACTTGCTAATGCGTACCACTATGATGAAATCAATTTCAA TTGCGGATGTCCTAGCCCAAAAGTAGCTGGACATGGATGCTTTGGTGTTCGTCTTATGCTTGATCCAAAG TTTGTTGGTGAGGCCATGTCAGTAATTGCTGCCAATACAGATGTTCCTGTCAGTGTTAAATGTCGAATTGGTGTCGATGATCACGATTCATACAATGAGCTCT GTGATTTTATTTACAAGGTTTCTTCTCTATCACCAACTAGGCATTTCATAATACACTCGAGGAAAGCACTGCTTAATGGCATTAGCCCAGCTGAAAATCGAAGTATTCCTCCCTTAAA ATATGAGTACTTTTATGGTCTCTTGCGTGACTTTCCAGACTTAAGATTGACAATCAATGGGGGCATAAATTGCGTTGATGAG GTCAATGCAGCTCTAAGGTCAGGAGCTCATGGTGTAATGGTTGGACGTGCTGCGTACCATAA CCCTTGGCATACTTTGGGACATGTTGATTCTGCAATTTATGGTGCACCAAAGAGTGGTCTTACACGTCGTCAG GTTCTAGAAAAGTATCAAGTATATGGGGATTCGGTTTTGAGAAAATATGGACAAAAACCAGGTATTCGGGATGTGGTGAAG CCTTTACTTCATCTTTTTTACTCGGAGCCTGGAAATGGTCTGTGGAAGCGCAAAGCTGACGCTGCTTTTCAACATTGCACG AcgattaaatcattttttgaggaaACCCTTGGGGCAATTCCCGACACTGTCTTGGATTCACCTGTCATGGAGCCACCATCTGGTCGTGATGATCTATTTGCAAATATAAACAGTTTGCTACCCCCTCCATGCGAAACGAAAGAAGAGGAGGTACTCTATGCTTAA
- the LOC133880482 gene encoding uncharacterized protein LOC133880482 isoform X1, with translation MMKFAGYSLTAPFTPIYPNILKNYSRLPSDLIKRNWTKSSSVSVHTQKDQVLANAVMVAEHYLPPWFSVAPMMDWTDNHYRTLARLISKHAWLYTEMLAAETIVYQKDNLDRFLAFSPEQHPIVLQIGGNNLENLAKATKLANAYHYDEINFNCGCPSPKVAGHGCFGVRLMLDPKFVGEAMSVIAANTDVPVSVKCRIGVDDHDSYNELCDFIYKVSSLSPTRHFIIHSRKALLNGISPAENRSIPPLKYEYFYGLLRDFPDLRLTINGGINCVDEVNAALRSGAHGVMVGRAAYHNPWHTLGHVDSAIYGAPKSGLTRRQVLEKYQVYGDSVLRKYGQKPGIRDVVKPLLHLFYSEPGNGLWKRKADAAFQHCTTIKSFFEETLGAIPDTVLDSPVMEPPSGRDDLFANINSLLPPPCETKEEEVLYA, from the exons ATGATGAAGTTTGCTGGATATTCTCTGACAGCTCCATTTACTCCTATTTATCCAAATATCCTTAAAAACTATAGCAGATTGCCGTCTGATTTAATTAAGAGGAATTGGACCAAATCAAGTAGCGTGTCTGTCCATACCCAAAAAGATCAAGTACTTGCAAATGCTGTGATGGTTGCCGAGCACTATCTTCCTCCTTGGTTTAG TGTTGCTCCAATGATGGACTGGACAGATAATCATTACAGGACTCTTGCTCGGCTTATATCAAAACACGCATGGCTCTATACAGAGATGCTTGCAGCTGAAACAATAGTTTATCAGAAGGATAATCTG GACAGATTCTTGGCATTTTCTCCAGAACAACATCCTATAGTGCTTCAAATTGGTGGCAATAATTTGGAAAACCTGGCAAAAGCAACCAAACTTGCTAATGCGTACCACTATGATGAAATCAATTTCAA TTGCGGATGTCCTAGCCCAAAAGTAGCTGGACATGGATGCTTTGGTGTTCGTCTTATGCTTGATCCAAAG TTTGTTGGTGAGGCCATGTCAGTAATTGCTGCCAATACAGATGTTCCTGTCAGTGTTAAATGTCGAATTGGTGTCGATGATCACGATTCATACAATGAGCTCT GTGATTTTATTTACAAGGTTTCTTCTCTATCACCAACTAGGCATTTCATAATACACTCGAGGAAAGCACTGCTTAATGGCATTAGCCCAGCTGAAAATCGAAGTATTCCTCCCTTAAA ATATGAGTACTTTTATGGTCTCTTGCGTGACTTTCCAGACTTAAGATTGACAATCAATGGGGGCATAAATTGCGTTGATGAG GTCAATGCAGCTCTAAGGTCAGGAGCTCATGGTGTAATGGTTGGACGTGCTGCGTACCATAA CCCTTGGCATACTTTGGGACATGTTGATTCTGCAATTTATGGTGCACCAAAGAGTGGTCTTACACGTCGTCAG GTTCTAGAAAAGTATCAAGTATATGGGGATTCGGTTTTGAGAAAATATGGACAAAAACCAGGTATTCGGGATGTGGTGAAG CCTTTACTTCATCTTTTTTACTCGGAGCCTGGAAATGGTCTGTGGAAGCGCAAAGCTGACGCTGCTTTTCAACATTGCACG AcgattaaatcattttttgaggaaACCCTTGGGGCAATTCCCGACACTGTCTTGGATTCACCTGTCATGGAGCCACCATCTGGTCGTGATGATCTATTTGCAAATATAAACAGTTTGCTACCCCCTCCATGCGAAACGAAAGAAGAGGAGGTACTCTATGCTTAA